Below is a window of Bombus pascuorum chromosome 16, iyBomPasc1.1, whole genome shotgun sequence DNA.
TACATATGTGTTTCTCGCGTTTTAACACCTTACGCAGAGTCGTAGAACTCGAGCGATTCGTAACCCTAAGAGACGCAACGAGCCACCTGAGAACAcatctcttcttccttctttataTCTACTGACCGACGTTTGATCGCAAAATGTTACTTTCTGTCGCTCTTTCGTGATCGTAAATTAAACGTCGCAGTCTTTATTCAACTTTTTGGTTCTAACGACTTTCCTTTCGTTcatatacaatttttcctctttttgttATCTATTACTGGCGATATTCGTATTTCcgataatatttacaatgcgATCACAGTATAAACAGTTGTAAATGTACAAAACGTTTGATCAAACACCGCCGTGTACGACGATCAGGAAGAACGATGTTCTCATCGGCCGTTTTGAAGGAAGCTCGCGAACCGCTCGAGATCGATGCACGCGTACACGTTCTTCTCGTAGAGTCTCCGCGCCGTTGAAGTAACAATATTGCTCGTTGTTTTCTTCGTGGTAAATAAGCGAGGAACGAATGAACGAAACGGATAGAGGCGAGGCGatggaaaacgaaagaagcgaACGATTATCGGAACAGGAACGAAAAACTGAAAACTGCCGAGGGTTGATGGCTCGTGTTCATCGTTATTACACTTAGCACGTAGCGTGTACCTCGCTACACACATCCAAGTATCTAGCGTATCTCGTGTAGAAACGTGTTCATTTGTGTCGTACGAGAGTGTCGCGCGTGTACATACGAGTTTGCTGTAACGGTATGTGTCGCGTATCTGTGTAAGTGTATACATCATCGTCGGCTTAACGCTCGATTAATTACAGTATGAATGAATTCCCGTGATGAAACGTTGCCGGCTAGAGCTTCCTTTACTTCTTCGTTACTTGATTCTTCTTCcgtcttcttcctttccttgTCCGCTATCTCGCAAGGTAGATCAGTCGATTTATAAATTACCTTTTCTTATATTCGTTCTGTCGTTCGTTCATAGATTTGTTTTACACAACGCTTATCTTCGATTTAAGTATAGCTGCTCTGTTGGATTCAGTTAGTGGACGTAGAGGACGAGATCGCGCTCGGATCGCCGTTCCTCTTCGCGAAGTGCGTGTCGTCgagttttattttactttattttactctttttctttcgtttttcttctcctcGCTTAATAATCCCACCGTTTCACACCGTTCCAAATGAATCATTGGTCGCCTTCGTTCGCTGCTCGTCGGCCACTTTCTATTTTACAATAGTATTATAGTACATAATTATTAACGAGAGATCAGTGGCGCGCAGTGGCCTCCGCGCGACGACGCGAAGGGACCGAACATTTAACCCGATCTCTAAAATGCAGGTACATTTGTTAGCATCGTGCGCCAGAACACAGTTACGCGTCTCCATCCAACGTATTTTCATCCAGTGCTCGCACGTCCTTCGAGGCGACCGAACAGAGAAGCCATATAACTCGAAGAATCTGCACGAAGAATCCTGATGGAGATACGTCGGATCACGGTGTGTCCTGTTCACGACGTCAGGACGTATCTAGACTTCTTAACGAAGACTGCAGGCGATCCGTGCGAACTTACGCACACGTGTCTCTGTGTGTACAGAATTAAGCACCAGGGTGTGATCGTCCTAGCACCATATCGACTTTTCCGTGTACGAACCtgtatctctctctctcgctcgctctctttcgctcactctctctctctctctctctctctctctctctctcctgatgtacatatatatagtatcaATGTACGTGTATATGAGCGTATACGGCGTGTACATGTGGTGCGTGTACGTGTATCAGTGTACGATATAGGCCACGGCGGTTATGTCTTACGCGTGTAAGTGTATCGTTAGTGTGTCAGAGTGTATGACATTAATTTAATCGTCGGCTGGATAGTCTTTCTAATCCAAAGAGAAAAACATCGATCGATGATGATGGACACTCCCCGTTTCGATTGGCTGTCGCGAACGACGCCGGACGTCGCCGAAGAGTTGTCAACGTCAGCCGGCTAGGCGAGCGATATACGCGCTGTGCCGATGTTACCAAAAacaagagaaacaaaaatagcGAGAGTTATTAATACggtagaaagaagagaaggacaCTTTTCTATCGAATGTAACAATTAGATAACAATTAGATTCTGTGTGCATACGTAGGTCTCTGTCGGGGTTTCGTGCCGCTTTATCGTCGTTGTTTTAAGGAGCCGAAGAGAAGGTTACCACCGATCCTCCGTACTCGTCCTATCGTCGGCCCGTGGGCGTCAACATCGAAAGCTCTGATACTTTTCCAACTCTTTCTCTCTacctctcttttttctctccctgTCGCTCTCTCACTCgctttctctcgctctctcactattccctttctttctttctttcttttttccggTTTTACTCTCTAACGCTATTCTCGCTCTTTCGTGTCCGACGTGCCGCCGGTGACGACATTTCGAGCGACTCGGGAACTGATATGCGCCGCTGAATTCGCAGGTGCAGCTGCAAAAACACATCGTTTCGATATAGTATAGCCATGCTCGTTTCGAGGTGGTTGTTGATGACCGAAGGAGAGGACCCGACCTCGCGTTGTTCCATCGTATGAGAACtcgaatttttccaatgtAATTCGCACGTTCAAACGGCCGAATGCGTAACGTATAAAACTTTTGAAGCGAACAGTTTCATAAAACAGTCTCGATCAATTCGAACGATTTATGtgttaaaatgaaaatcattCCAAGCAACGTGATAAAGTATAAAAGGTGGAATCGTAGTCGATAGACAATTGGAACAAGGCGAGATCAAGCTTACTCGTCggtttataaattgtaatcaCCTCTGGTTGCTTCGCATTTGAAGCACTCCCGTTGGGCCATGAATTCCGTGGCGGCTGCACCTGCGAACACAGGGTAACGCGACGTGtaccctttttctctctttatttatctctatctctctctctctctttctctctttcctacAATCGGTAGACCACCCATGCTGGTTATCGGTATGCTACAAGTAGAATGTAACCGAGATAATCGATCGGTGCGTAATTGACACGAACggtaataaataagaaaaagaagaccTCCTGGAGAATCGCCGACCAGGCGTCGCACATATCGGAGAGGCGGGCGAGTACCTCGTTTCTGCGATTTGTGGttctttgcgagtttgttgccgcgcttgtatttttttttttctctttttgtttttatttactcTGCGGCATCAGCGGGTAAAAATCGATGAGATGACTCATCGATGTCAAAATCGGGGGCTATGATCCAACGCACATCAACGATTCGTGCGTACTACTGCTACTGCCAGCGCTGACACAGGCGTTTCCAACGTTGCTACTAGCACAGCTGCCGCTAGGTGGAGCCAGatgttgctgctgctgttgctgctgctgttgctgctgctgttgatgatgatgatgatgctGTTGATGCTGATGATGCTGCTGTTCCTGTGCCGTCGTACTTCTGAGGATATCGTCCGCGGACAGGGGTGTCAGCTTCCATCCAGGCATGAAGTCTAAATCTAGGTCTGGACCGATATCGACATCCAGTAACTCGTTGTTGTTCAATGGATCGAGCGGCGATTGACTCGAGAGAGACAGCACGCTGCCCCAATTGATGGAACGGCTGTCGTCGCTATCACCGATCCCGGAATCGACGTCTGTCTCGTTCGAAGACGTTGGTGGCATCGGGAACGGCGTTAACCTGCCCTGCTCAGGAGGTTGAAGTTGAGCAATCGGTGCCGGTATAACCGGCTCCATGGGCGGCGGACTTCTGTCCCTCTCCATCTCGCGTTCTAGATGCCTCAGTGTATTGCAGATGAGAACCGATCGATGAAGGCTCGGATCCGGAAATTGGCGATACCTCGCCAGCTTGCacatcgaaatatttaaaacggcTAGCCGCCTTTGTCTGTAACACGCTCTACCACGTCGACACCAGCTCGACCTCGAACCTTCGCAGCACCTCTCGTTCGCTCGATAACTAGAACCAAGCTCCAAAtaactttttccattttcctctCGCCGTATCGTCGGCGGCTCGTAATGATGAGGTGCGCCCCACTGCGGCTGAGGCCTCGACAGTTGGCTGTAACCGTTGTTACCGACCGGGCTGCTAGGTCCGCGCTGATGATGATAATAGTGCTGCGGATGATGGTGCAGGTGCGCCACCGTAGACGGCGGTGGCGCTGACGTTGGCGTCGACGACTGCggctgttgttgctgctgttgctgtgCCGCCTgatgttgttgctgttgcggCTGACTTGCCGATGTCGGCTGACAAGGATTTGTCTGCAGGCAGGGCGAACTCACTTCCATATCGTAATAAGAAGCCGGTGTTTGACTAAGCGGGGGCGTGTAACTATCCTCCATCGCCCACCAGCTACCCTCCACCCGGCCTAACTTCGATGGGCTCTCGCCCATATCCATGTCGAACTCCATGCAGCCCACACCTCCCTCCAGTTTACGTTTTCCTGCCGTGGCCTGCAGACCCATCATTGCACAACTCTGAAAATAGATAAGTTACGCGACACGTTAGTTCCTCCTCTGTATAGATTCGTTTTTATATACttcaaaataatgtaatatactttcATACGTCTCCCTTTCACAGCAGTTCGATATTTTCTAGAGCGTAAGCGtcgtaaaattatagatacaGGTAACGACGAGAAACGATGATACTATATTAGTTTATCggaataaatatgaaattagaCAGAGATAATTAAAGCAAGAATCGTATCTTCCGTTATACGGGAAACAAAGATAGGACTTTTCAAGTTTTTAAGAACGAGGAAAAAGTTTGAATAGGCTAGGGATTTTCCTTCCATAACAATTTAGTGACATGATCGCGAAAGACCTTGCCCAGTCTCGATACTCTGTTACGAACAAGAGTGTAGGCAAAACGACGTGACTGCATGACTCAGAGGGTCGGCTCGCTGACAGACGTTGGAGAATGACGTCAGGCATCTCCCTACCCTAGCCTGGAAGAAGTCATCGTTGGAATGGATGATCGAGTGGGTATGGAGGAGAAGGGGGCCACAAATGGCGAAGGGGACAGGGGAGTGTTGTTACTCATGGGTTCAATCAGCAAGCATGCGGGCCCCTTGTGAAATACTCCTCTTCATTTTATCTTTCCCTCcgtctttgttttccttttccttcgttttatatCCGTTCGAAGGTACATATATAgtaacatattaaatttatcaaagcgaaattattttcaattttgaggTTGACTAGTGATTTTCCTATATCTCTAGTAACCAAGTCTTACGCGTAATGTTACTATATTTCTAccgtattataaaaattaaatgttctctattactttcttttgtatgaaaataaaatatgtatatacgcgGAGCTTACgcatatataaacaaatatcttGTTCGCGATCCACGGTGATACTCGAACTATGAGAAATCTCTATGATCGATCCATGCGACGAAACCCCAAACAAAATGATAAAGCACGTAGCATCGATGATTTATATCCGTGCACATCCGATTTAACGACTGTACGGGTGAAAGTAAGTATTTACTTACTTAATCGTCTCTCCCTCCCTCAACTTTTGCTCACTGAAGCAAGTCTACCAAAGGGGCAAAGAGAGCGACGCGAAAAACTCGAGAGATAAAAATCACGTGGATGTGGTTGAGAATCGCTGACAGCGCAGTTAGTTGAACGTATTGCCGTGGGATGTCACTAGCGACACGTTCGTCATTTTGTCGGATCCACGTGGTCTGCACATGACGTTTGatttcagaaaaaaaaaaagaaagaaaaaacagaaatggagGGAATGGAAGTCACGAAGAGCTGACCTATGGGTAGGGGATGCTCGGTGGCGTGAACGTCATTTAACAGATAATCGATGCGTTATGTTGTTCGTCCAATACGACGAGCCGCGTGTGCAACTGGCAAGAACAACGGTGACAAAaggaggggaaaaaaaaagTTCCGAGGAAACGAGCAATGCCATCAGAGACGATACCGCGCGCTCATGATATATATCCGTGGTTATGATAAAGTAATGCAATTCGACGTTTTCTTTAATGAAACTTTCggttaataatataaaaagaatggaaatttggaataaaacgaagagtttaaatatatatttttcgattatgGTGTTATCGGtacaagaaattaaattacctttcattaaaataacttCATCATCAAGAACCCttgagaagaagaaaggcaGGCTTTCTTAGAAACGATTTATAGATTTCTAGAAGTAACTAGTTAGTACAGCGGCGGCGGCAACAGCAGCCAACGACTCAATCTCGACTCGACAGTGTACATCCGCCGCGGCGGCCTACTTGGAATACGACTCGCTCGCGAAGGTTCTCCTTCCAACAGGGTCGACCAGTCCCGGAGCTCTCCGAGAGACGATTCACGGAATCGCAGGGAAAACAATGACGGATTCGTATCCGCAAGCTTGATTTCGCCTTCCATCACGGTGAAAACGTGATTTTTCTCAGGAAAGTAATTCTCGCTTTGTCGATCAATGCTTTTTCCAATATCCTTATTTGTCTAATGCTAACACAACCGTATGTATTCTACGATATAATcgcttattttttttttgtatcacgatatcacttttttttttttgaaacgCAGTAATTCATTTCATTGATAAAAGAgcgcaaaaaaagaaaaaaagaaagatgacGAATTTCCAATCTGAATGTTTTATTCGCGAATTTCTACTTTATCAGCCGTGTTATTCAGGTCGCCGGTAGATTTTGTATCTTCATAAGTTACATTAGACCGGATTAATTGAAACGTATGAGACGAAGATTTCAGTGAGCGGGCTCAAGAATTCGACCAACGTCCTTACAAACAATGTTTGCGAAACATGGTCCGGGCACTTGTTGAATCAAGACGGCCACCGGGTGGTTGCTGCGGGGAGTTACCGCGTAACGGATTAACTGTGTGTGGTAGAAATGCACGGCTCTTAACTGCCCATAAATCAAAGTCAAGAAGCATCCTCATCCcactctcttttcctctcacGAAATATTTAAGGGTTGCGATCCGCGCGGCTCACTTTCGCAACTGAAGAATCTTTCGAGCCTCATCTGAGTTAGAGAATCGTGCCACTGATTTCCGAGGGTAAGTGCCGGGAAGTTactttcattcgttttatatctctcctttgaaatttttacgatgCAACTATTCCAAGTAATTCGATCGCGTCAATGAAAATTGCtttgaattgtaaaatataccgAACGTGTttggaatgaaaatatttttgtgctaaaattttataaaattacgaacGCACTTCCCCGTCTTTTATTCGTATTCGAAACAGCTTTTttgcttttattaaataacgttgGATTTTTTCACACGAATGCCATCTACCAGCGAACTCCGTAATTAACTCGCGGAGAGAAGTTATTTCGAGGTTAATCAGATAAAAGTACGTCCAAAATAGCGTATATCTCCTAATATCATAAcctgttataatatttttattattaagcgACTTATCGAGAAACGCgacaaataaattatgaaattcgtCGAATTACGTTTAACTCGAGTAgataaaggaaataatttatcgaattttataaCGGTATCCCTTCGACTAATTATCGTTAAATACGTGTCATTATATCGACAAATTACACGGAAAGTTTGACGACAGAGTTTCTATAAACAAATTTGCTCCAATTCCTGTTTTATCGTCAGGAATGTAGGTCAATGGAATAAACGTGAGAGAAGTACCAGAACTAGAAAAGATTCATGACGACTGTGCTCGCAATAAGATAATGTTCACTGCGTGAAGCCTATCTAGACTGGCTAAAGCATACGCATGAGAAGATTAATAAAGTCAGTCTTTTGCGTCACTCTTTGTAAAATCAAGCGAAATTCCACTTGACATGTaaaaaagattggaaaaatgaaaatatgaataatggataacgtaaacaaaggtaaaaataattcctttcaataggggaaataaagaaatttctttcgacaTACGTATATGCGGTAATTGACACGTGTCCGTAATTTGAATAACAGATTGACAAATACGTTTACTTTGAATGAGTTCTACTACTCCATTTGATTTCCTACGACCAGCGAGCAAGCACAGAACCAGAGAAGAATCAAAAGTAGAGGAGGTTTGTTGTGGATCCGGCTATGCCTGACGATGAGGTAATGTTTGCTACACGAGTCAAAGCTATCTAGTCAGCCAAAGAACGAACACACACGAAGCCCCCGTTCGAGCCACTCGGAGCCCCGTAGATAAAACCAGTCAGTGTGTGGCGTCGTACATTCCTAAGTTATATGTGTGCGTGCTAGacatatacaaatacattGGAACGATGATACTGTAAGATCGAATACCCGAATGCATTTTTGAATTGAAATGCTCCAGAATTTTCGGTACGATATTAGTTTTGCATATTTAGCGGCGGAAAATAGTCGATCGCTCTGCTTCTTTGGAGGTTAGGTCAATAACTCGATCGTACCAACAAGAAATGCAATAGACTCGGTAATCGTTTGGAAGGAGCGCGCGGAAAGAACGAAATACGATCGAATACATTAAAAGTTCAAATGtggaaggaggaagaaaaaaggaaagagataaTGATACGAGCAAAGTCGAAGCGTAAAATAAGTTCGCAGTATATTATCTTTATGTTTTGTCGAAGGAGTATCGGTTTAAAAAATGATCGTCACGCGATGCATCGCAGAAGCATCGTAATTTTGCTTCGCCTCGTATTCGAAATTGCATAGTGGATAAATGTAATGGAGTCGCGTTGCTGCGAAATTTCTGCGCTGCTCGGCCATCGGAAGAACGACACATCGAGGCGACGTTGGTGCCGGCGGTCGGCAGTCATGACAACATGACGTCAACCGGCCGTGTGTTATTTTCGAAAGGGGACTCGAGCGACGCGACGCCTGCCGGCGAGATCGCCAACTACGAAAAACAGCTCGACAACGACGTCGCGCACCACGGTATCGGGCCAAGAAATAACAACGCGTACGATATAGCTTGCCGTGTTATGATTATCGAACGCAATTCCGTcgggaatatttaaataaatgagaaACCAGCGAGCGTACCCTTGGATAAAAGATTTTCGTTTTTCCTATAGAATCGACGAGTAGCTTTCACGTTTCTTCGACGAATAATATTATCGCCAGATATTGTCTACTCTTTATCCGTCCATTTATCAATGACGTGCGCTGCTGTATTATTTATAGGTATGATATTCTGGATAATTTTCCACCATCAGTGCTGCGgtcgagaaaattattaaaataattcgaattatattagatattacgttctaacgacAATCTGAACCTGAACCAAATTTACGGTTACTGTACGTTTATGAACAAATTGTTCGTAGCTTggacaatataaaattatctaatGGTATTTCAgcgatgaaaaagaaagggaaaaatcgTAATATACCTTCCCCGTGAGAGTAAAGTCTGCTCGGAATGACTTTGTTCGTCTCGGACGagaaaatttttcgaaatcgaGAACGTTCCCCGTTTCAGCCATGAATTATGCAATCGTCGAATTTCGTTTCGCGATATGGCGCAAGATCTTTGCCGAGCGGCGACGTTTCTTCGAATTCGGCTTCGAGTTTCGCGCGTACGATCCTGGAAGCTGTCTGAGCGCTAGCTAGCTTTAACGGTGTAAAGTCCGCGGCAGATTAGCGGTACGCTATCTCGTCGAACGGATAAGATTGTCGGGGAGCAAGCAAGCAAGCAAGCCAGTTAGACTTAGGTTTCAAGGACTCGTAAATCGCGCTCATCGTCGTCAACTTTGAAAAACCTGAGATTGTCACAGGCCTCCCGTTTCtcaaattggaaaattttctccttttttaatttggtCTTCGGCATAGAATTTAGAGATGGTAAAGCGCGAGattttactttttccttttatccacgtgtaaaaagaatttaagaaatcCGATAGCTTTGAAACGGGTTTCAATTTCTAGTACGTTTTACGCGTTGCATCCAGATTTGACTTTTATGTTTCGCTACGTGTATGCTGCATgctagttttatttttatatgctcGTCTATGTACCTTGAATAGAATAGTATATTGAAACTATCTTAAAGTAGTCGGATGTTTTCAGGAAATAATCAACCATGGAGGAATTTAAATTCGCACTGAAGAAACAAATGTTACAAATCTTTACTTTTACctttaagtaataataattacaagacAAAGACGAGCTGCTCGCTgcgtcatatatatatatattaattaattaattaatataacagaaatataaaacgaaatgaTCACGTATCGTTGCTTTGACTTTAAATTGCTAATTATTGCTGcgatacatttttacaattatcatAATTGTAAAGACATACCattgaaaaattgtcacaTCGTATCACCGATAGATGCAAAGAGAGCGTAAAAGGGGACAATTATGCAGAAGCGAGAGCGTCATGAAAGGTGGAAAAAatatgttgtaaatatttttgcgcTATTTAGGATTCGTCAAAGGATAATCGAGTCAAAGCTGCAGTTCGAAAGCGATGACGCGTTTAAATAAGACGATCGAAAATCGATACCAGAGAACAGAAGACTGAAATTGTATAGTGGTTCGCGTGCCGGCCAACGAAAAACCGAAAGCCAGCGTATATGGCGACTAGAGCAGAGCGAAAGAGGCCACGGCAGGGGGTCAGTTTACGACCTTTAaatgagagaaagaaacaCGAGAAGCGGCAGCGACGATCTAGAATCTACACGACGTTTATCGTAGATGGCCGAAAAGTACGATGAATAAGCGTTATCCTTCGCGAACATGatcgtacgtacgtacgtttTATGCTTGGGGCCACGTGCCCGATTCATTGATAATGGAGAGGGTCGCACAAAGGGGGACAAAGGGTGAAAACTACCTTTGATGCATGTCTGCGCCGATAGATGACGATCTACTCGCTCATCTGTCCATCACCCTCTAAATGCAAATTTTGCTACAATTACCATTGAGCGTTGTACTTCAAGTAGCACTATGCTGTGTACATTCGATGATAGAGTAGGTTCGCATAACGGGAATAACCGTGGTAAAGTACAACGCGCAATTTTACGAAACTCGCGCAGAAAAATCTCGAAAAATATATGCAGTTCTCCGTTGAAACATCTATAtgtgaaatttatagaaaaatagtaatttaaaagaaacataagACGTACGGGTATTTGCATATGAATATGTCTTGCGATTAAAAAATGCTTTGGGACGGACTCAAAGGGATGTTGGTAGCTTCTAATTTTCGCGCGAAAATCATTGTCGCAGCGTGCTTCGAACGTGGCTAAGTTTCCCCTCCTCTGCGTctcaaatttttccaaaaaaaaaaaaaaaaggaagaagaaaaacgtcGCCCCCGAAGAATAGTCCCGCGATTGTTGACCCAGTTTCACGACGCGCGGTGCAACATTTGCAACCGCGAAAATACGAGTGGTCGTGTGCGCCTATGGGTGTTTGTACGCCGTACGCACAAACACGCGGTGCATTTATCGCGCGCGCCGACGTGCACACGTACACGGACGCGAGTCCTGCGAGTCTTGTACCGCGCGTATCCTTTGTACAATATAAACGTATATACGCTGCATGTACAACTTTCACGATAAATACACTAGCCTATATACCGTGGTCGTGACAGCGAGAGGAGAACGTACGCGCGCGCTGGTCCTACATTAGGGGATGAATAAAGGAAGGTCTCCGAAAAGGGAGGGTTGCTGCTTTCCCTGCTTGCAAGCGGTTCTCACTACCCCTTGCTAATGCCGCGTCGTATAACAGAAAAACACCATAGGCTATTCACGATATCTTCCCTCCCTCTTAATTACCATGTCGTATCTAGCAAttcgaaattgaaacgatcgaagcgttTTATCATTCTCATTGGCCCCTGTCTTCCTTCTCCTTCGTTCGATTCAACGTATCGTTCGCTCGTTACGAACTAACTTTGCACGGCCTGTATTCCATGGCCTGACTCGGGCAACTTCACCTACCAAGGTAAAGATAGAAAAGGGTTTTATCATTTCCATCGGCCCACCTTCGTCTTCCCTCGTTCGATTTAAAATACTTG
It encodes the following:
- the LOC132915042 gene encoding basic-leucine zipper transcription factor A; translation: MWCDVSQSCAMMGLQATAGKRKLEGGVGCMEFDMDMGESPSKLGRVEGSWWAMEDSYTPPLSQTPASYYDMEVSSPCLQTNPCQPTSASQPQQQQHQAAQQQQQQQPQSSTPTSAPPPSTVAHLHHHPQHYYHHQRGPSSPVGNNGYSQLSRPQPQWGAPHHYEPPTIRREENGKSYLELGSSYRANERCCEGSRSSWCRRGRACYRQRRLAVLNISMCKLARYRQFPDPSLHRSVLICNTLRHLEREMERDRSPPPMEPVIPAPIAQLQPPEQGRLTPFPMPPTSSNETDVDSGIGDSDDSRSINWGSVLSLSSQSPLDPLNNNELLDVDIGPDLDLDFMPGWKLTPLSADDILRSTTAQEQQHHQHQQHHHHHQQQQQQQQQQQQQHLAPPSGSCASSNVGNACVSAGSSSSTHESLMCVGS